CTATAGACCAAAGGGCTAAGAACAAATAAAGCGGTAGTGTAATTAGCCGTTCAGAAAATCGGCGTTGCGCCCCAAAAGTCTCACGCAAGGCCAGCCACATAAGAAAGGTCAAGGCCACAACAATAGCAATCACCAGAGCTTCATTAGAAACGGAAAGCCCGCCAGGCATAGTCCGCCCTTGCGAAACACCACTTGATTGAACACCTAAGATAAAATCACTCATCCCACTCCAGGTCGCATAACCTGAAATAACAAGCAGCATTAAAGATGCAATTCCTATAAGGGAGTTTCGACCAAAGAAATAATCAACAACACGCCCCCATCCAGAAAATTCAGTTCGTTTTTCTTTGATAACGGCCTGCTTATTTGACTGAGTTTGTGCCATTTCCGTGTCCCCTATATTACGCAAAACGAGAGACTAAACAGAGGTTTCGCTCGTTTAATTAACGATAATTGATAAACCACGACTAACTTGCGACGATACCATCGTCAAGCTGTTTACGGTTCGTAAGATAGATATGAGAGCAATTTAAAATCAAGCGTTGCCAAAACCGCTCTTAAATTCAAAATTTTAGTTCCGATAGTCAAAATTTTTCTGCGAATTTTACTTTTCAAACAAAAAACTAAACCTTAGTCCAATGAATGCTTAATAGCGTTCTACTTAAATCTAACAATCTTAAAGTTTTGCGGTTGCTAATAAGCAACTGAAGCAAAAATGCGGTTGCTGGTGGGCAACTGAAGCAAAAAAAAGTCATTTGGTCACATGTGAATTCAGCCTATAGTAAGGCAATAAAAGAGATACAAATCAGCCATCCAAGGAAGAAAGCATGCTCGAATATTTTGACGCTGTTTTATTAGCCCGTATCCAATTCGCCTTCACAATCGCATTTCACATTATTTTCCCAGCCTTTTCCATAGGTCTAGCCAGCTTTTTAGCAGTATTAGAAGCTTTGTGGTTAATCACAGGAAAAGACATCTACATTGATCTATTCCATTACTGGAAAAAAATCTTCGCCATTACTTTTGGTATGGGCGTTGTCTCCGGTCTTGTGATGTCATATCAATTCGGCACCAATTGGAGTGTCTTTTCAGATAAAACAGGCCCCGTATTAGGTCCTCTTCTTGGATATGAAGTTTTAAGTGCTTTTTTCCTGGAAGCTGGTTTCCTTGGAATAATGCTTTTTGGTATGGACAAAGTTGGTAAGGGACTACACTTCACAGCAACGGCCCTCGTCGCCATTGGCACACTCTTCTCTGCCTTCTGGATCCTTTCGGTTAATAGTTGGATGCAAACACCTGCAGGATTTAGTTTTAATGAAGTTGGTCAATTTATCCCTGTTGATTGGTTCGCAGTGATCTTTAACCCGTCTTTTCCTTATAGACTGGTTCATATGGTCCTGGCAGCCTATCTCACAACCTCATTTATTGTTGGTAGTGTCGCAGCGTTCCACCTTCTAAAAGATAACGCAAACAAGCACGCTCGCACAATGTTCTCACTCGCTATTTGGATGGCCACAATCGTTGCCCCAATTCAACTTATTGCGGGTGACATGCATGGTCTAAATACCATTGAGCATCAACCGGCCAAAGTCGCAGCTATGGAAGGTCACTTCCATACGCAAAAAGGAGCACCGCTTATCCTCTTTGGCTTGCCAAATATGGAAACCGGTAAGGTCGATTACGCAATTGAAATTCCAAAACTAGGCAGCATGATCCTCAAGCATGGTTGGGATGAAGAAGTAAAAGGCTTAAGCGAATGGCCCAAAAAAGATTGGCCGAATGTGCCCATAGTCTTTTGGAGCTTTAGAATAATGGTCGGCATTGGTATGGCCATGATCGGCATCGGTTTGGTTGGTCTGATTTTACGCATGACCGGGCGGCTTTATACACAAACTCTATTTCATAAAGCCTGTATACTCATGGGACCAACAGGACTTGTCGCCCTGCTTGCCGGCTGGTTCGTCACCGAAGTGGGACGCCAACCCTATACAGTCTATGGCATCCTTCGAACTTCAGAGAGTGTCTCACCCATTGCATCTCCAGGTATTTGGGGGTCACTGATAGCACTGGTATTTGTTTATTTTCTCGTCTTTACACCTGGGGTCATCTACATCCTTCGCCAAATGAAAAATAACCCGGCTGAAAATGCCCAAACTCAACATTAGAGCCTGTCGCACAAAAGTGGATACCGGTTTTGTGAAAAAAGACATGGCTTTTACAAAAAGATAGAGAGTGACTTTGAATTCAATAAAATGCGACACGCTCTATTAAGGAAACAAGCACATGGAATTTGATCTCGCCTTTGTATGGGCAATCCTCATCGCAGTAGCAATTTTGCTTTATGTTGTACTTGATGGATTTGACTTAGGAGTTGGCATCCTCTTCCCTCTTTTCAAAGAAAGAGAAGATAGAGATGTTATGATGAACACAATTGCCCCCGTTTGGGATGGCAATGAAACATGGCTCATCCTTGGCGGTGGCGGCCTCTTTGCCGCCTTCCCCTTGGCTTATGCAACATTACTCCCTGCTTTCTATGCACCAATCATAGCAATGTTATTAGGACTTATATTCAGAGGTGTTGCTTTTGAATATTGCTCTAAAGCCGGCGATGATAACCGTCACTGGTGGGAATGGTCCTTCGCAGCCGGTTCAACTGTTGCAGCCTTTTGCCAAGGCATCATGCTAGGTGCATTTATCCAGGGCATTGAAGTCACGGGCCGAAACTATAGCGGTGGATGGTTCGATTGGTTCACTCCCTTTTCGGCAACAGTTGGGCTTGCTGTGGTCGCCGCATACGCCCTCCTTGGAGCTTGCTGGCTCATCATGAAGACCGAAGGTGAACTGCAGCATGACATGTACCGGGTAACAATGCCCATCGCTGCAATCGTGTTTGGTTTTGTTGGGCTTGTCAGCCTCTGGACACCATTCCTAGATACAGATATTGCTGAACGCTGGTTCTCCTGGCCAAACCTAGCCTTTGTCGCACCCGTACCTATTTTAGTTTTAGGGTGTTGGGCAGCACTCTTTACATCAATCAAAACAAGACACGAATA
The sequence above is a segment of the Hyphomicrobiales bacterium 4NK60-0047b genome. Coding sequences within it:
- the cydB gene encoding cytochrome d ubiquinol oxidase subunit II — protein: MEFDLAFVWAILIAVAILLYVVLDGFDLGVGILFPLFKEREDRDVMMNTIAPVWDGNETWLILGGGGLFAAFPLAYATLLPAFYAPIIAMLLGLIFRGVAFEYCSKAGDDNRHWWEWSFAAGSTVAAFCQGIMLGAFIQGIEVTGRNYSGGWFDWFTPFSATVGLAVVAAYALLGACWLIMKTEGELQHDMYRVTMPIAAIVFGFVGLVSLWTPFLDTDIAERWFSWPNLAFVAPVPILVLGCWAALFTSIKTRHEYYPFLSTLGLFILSYIGFAISMFPYIVPRHFTIWQAANPPESLSFLLYGTVALLPVILGYTAYVYWIFRGKVTKHDGYH
- a CDS encoding cytochrome ubiquinol oxidase subunit I, which gives rise to MLEYFDAVLLARIQFAFTIAFHIIFPAFSIGLASFLAVLEALWLITGKDIYIDLFHYWKKIFAITFGMGVVSGLVMSYQFGTNWSVFSDKTGPVLGPLLGYEVLSAFFLEAGFLGIMLFGMDKVGKGLHFTATALVAIGTLFSAFWILSVNSWMQTPAGFSFNEVGQFIPVDWFAVIFNPSFPYRLVHMVLAAYLTTSFIVGSVAAFHLLKDNANKHARTMFSLAIWMATIVAPIQLIAGDMHGLNTIEHQPAKVAAMEGHFHTQKGAPLILFGLPNMETGKVDYAIEIPKLGSMILKHGWDEEVKGLSEWPKKDWPNVPIVFWSFRIMVGIGMAMIGIGLVGLILRMTGRLYTQTLFHKACILMGPTGLVALLAGWFVTEVGRQPYTVYGILRTSESVSPIASPGIWGSLIALVFVYFLVFTPGVIYILRQMKNNPAENAQTQH